In the genome of Gammaproteobacteria bacterium, the window GCCGTGGGGTTATGGGTTTTTCTTATGGGCGGATCATCACAACTTTCCCCCGGACGACCGTCCTAACCGGTACTATAGGCCCACCCGAGCGGCAGCCTGGCTGCCCCGCCCGTCCTGTTCACCTTACACGCGGAGATTTGAGATGCGATTGATTCTTTTGGGCGCCCCTGGCGCTGGCAAGGGCACGGTGGCCAAGCTGCTGACCGCCCTCGATGGTTCGGTACAGATCTCAACCGGCGACATCCTGCGCGGTGCGGTCAAGGACGGCACCGCGCTGGGCAAGAAGGCCGATGGCTACATGAAGGCCGGCGATCTGGTGCCGGACGATCTGATCCTGGGCATCATGGCCGAGCGCCTGCAGCAGCCCGACTGCGCCAAGGGTTTCCTGCTCGACGGGTTCCCGCGCACCATCCCACAGGCTGACGCGCTGAAGAAGATGCTGGCCGATCTGAACATCAAGCTCGACGCCGCCGTCAACCTGGACGTGCCGCGCGACGTCATCCTGGACCGCCTGACCACCCGCCGCACCTGCTCCAATCCGAGTTGCCAGGAGATCTACAACGTCAAGAGCAAGCCGCCGAAGAAGGAAGGCGTGTGCGACAAGTGTGGCAGCCCGGTGATCCAGCGCGACGACGAGACCGAAGAGGCCATCAGCAAGCGCCTGGACACCTACAACGAGAAGACCGCACCACTGGCCGAATTCTACCG includes:
- a CDS encoding adenylate kinase; the encoded protein is MRLILLGAPGAGKGTVAKLLTALDGSVQISTGDILRGAVKDGTALGKKADGYMKAGDLVPDDLILGIMAERLQQPDCAKGFLLDGFPRTIPQADALKKMLADLNIKLDAAVNLDVPRDVILDRLTTRRTCSNPSCQEIYNVKSKPPKKEGVCDKCGSPVIQRDDETEEAISKRLDTYNEKTAPLAEFYRKEGLLLDVNATSSDIVVNTIKHKLGVGCCGGCS